In Aedes albopictus strain Foshan chromosome 3, AalbF5, whole genome shotgun sequence, the following are encoded in one genomic region:
- the LOC109412099 gene encoding putative serine protease K12H4.7, whose protein sequence is MANRLALVALLALAAVALAERTPIKISPIAQKMLEAYPIPKVPEGYKSTNPHTIGHTFRTRVDHFNPQNRDIFEFHYYSNDEFYQPGGPIFIFVGGNWPLEQYYIEHGHFHDIANYENAWMFANEHRYYGHSFPVDDLSVENLQYLTVEQAMVDLAELIYHLRHNVVRDDDARVILLGTGYAGAIATWMRQRYPHLVEGAWVSSGQIEARFNFKEYAMEIGELIRDYGSNECYSQIWRAFRTAENLMDAGLTTTVTDLFNTCQPVDTETMLDVETFFYNVKEAIQRAILSEQDTESTEELCENLNNSTEVTDLHTIANWIEDFYYYLDCMPFDFDTTVQAHQYEEISYPENAILGLRQRVYQFCTEFGWFLTADSADQPFGYRVTMYFFLNFCRSVFGEWVTSEVVADGVHLTNMHFGGKNPRISNVLFTNGALDPVRDIGITEYYQPSSYATVIPGYFNSPDLNSISGYNSPELLEAKHLIHKYVELWVWQRATPYKGK, encoded by the exons ATGGCGAACCGACTTGCCCTAGTGGCTCTGTTGGCATTGGCCGCAGTGGCCCTTGCCGAGCGTACACCAATCAAGATATCACCCATCGCACAGAAGATGTTGGAAGCATATCCAATCCCTAAGGTTCCCGAAGGATACAAGTCAACGAACCCACACACCATTGGACACACGTTCCGCACCCGCGTGGATCACTTCAACCCGCAGAATCGTGATATCTTCGAGTTCCATTACTACTCCAACGATGAGTTCTACCAACCAGGAGGTCCTATCTTCATTTTCGTCGGCGGAAACTGGCCACTGGAGCAGTACTACATCGAACATGGACACTTCCACGACATTGCCAACTACGAGAACGCTTGGATGTTTGCCAACGAGCACCGTTACTACGGACACAGCTTCCCAGTTGA TGACCTTTCGGTAGAGAACCTTCAGTACCTGACAGTTGAGCAAGCGATGGTTGATTTGGCCGAGCTGATCTACCACTTGCGTCACAACGTCGTTCGTGATGACGATGCACGTGTCATTTTGCTGGGAACTGGCTACGCTGGAGCCATCGCCACGTGGATGCGCCAACGTTACCCCCATCTGGTTGAAGGTGCCTGGGTTTCCAGTGGTCAGATCGAGGCTCGCTTCAACTTCAAGGAATACGCCATGGAAATCGGAGAGCTTATTCGCGACTATGGTTCCAATGAATGCTACAGCCAAATCTGGAGAGCTTTCCGCACGGCCGAAAACTTGATGGATGCTGGACTGACCACCACCGTCACCGACTTGTTCAACACCTGCCAACCCGTGGACACTGAAACCATGCTGGATGTGGAGACCTTCTTCTACAATGTCAAGGAAGCTATTCAACGCGCCATTCTATCCGAACAGGACACAGAATCTACGGAAGAGCTGTGCGAGAACCTGAACAATAGCACCGAAGTTACCGACTTGCATACGATCGCCAACTGGATTGAGGACTTCTACTACTACTTGGACTGCATGCCTTTCGACTTTGACACAACCGTCCAAGCCCATCAGTACGAAGAAATCAGCTACCCGGAGAACGCCATTTTGGGACTTCGCCAGCGCGTGTACCAGTTCTGTACCGAATTCGGTTGGTTCCTGACTGCCGATTCTGCTGATCAACCGTTCGGCTACAGGGTCACCATGTACTTCTTCCTGAACTTCTGCCGATCGGTGTTTGGCGAATGGGTTACCAGCGAGGTGGTCGCCGACGGAGTCCATCTGACCAACATGCACTTTGGTGGCAAGAACCCCCGAATCTCCAACGTTCTGTTCACCAACGGTGCCCTGGATCCTGTGCGTGACATCGGTATCACCGAGTACTACCAGCCCTCATCGTATGCGACCGTGATTCCCGGATACTTCAACAGCCCCGATCTGAACTCGATCAGTGGTTACAACTCCCCGGAACTGCTCGAAGCCAAGCATCTGATCCACAAGTATGTTGAACTGTGGGTCTGGCAGCGAGCTACTCCCTACAAGGGAAAGTAA
- the LOC109411236 gene encoding putative serine protease K12H4.7: protein MITRSVLLLAGLLAVANGMVREHWLETLVDHFTPRNRDTFSMRYYSNDEHAYPKGPIFIVVGSNGPIETRYLSEGLFYDVAYLEGAYLFANEHRYFGHSLPVDDASTNNLDFLTIDQALADLAAFVHHVKFEVVGNPDAKVILMGYGYGGSLATWFHQQFPHLTNGVWASSGTVEADFDLTGYMESLGETIGEFGGRDCYGTIFTGFRVAQNLIAMDRADVLTEQFHLCEPLDTDDEMDATAFLLGLQRAIEDEMMHLRNTHSTAEMCDIIDNEEDTIENSLLALGNWFAEEHQFENCVDLSFEAFMAPYMDTDFDDTDLQAGHRQRLYLQCTSTGFFATTDSFYQPFGDQIDSDFYVAVCRHAFGDWIDEDFIRAHVFRTNARFGGKRPEIVNAHFTHGDIDPMMVTGIVDDLNDDAEATVIPNEFHAPDLESIDYMYDSPELIAAKEHTRNLIDYWIFKDFDPII from the exons ATGATCACGAGGTCAGTTCTCTTGCTGGCCGGCTTACTAGCCGTCGCCAACGGAATGGTCCGCGAGCATTGGTTGGAGACCCTGGTTGACCACTTCACTCCACGTAATCGGGATACGTTTTCGATGCGGTACTACTCCAACGATGAACACGCCTACCCGAAGGGACCCATCTTCATCGTCGTTGGTTCGAACGGACCCATTGAAACTCGCTATCTGAGCGAGGGTTTGTTCTACGATGTCGCCTACCTGGAGGGAGCATACCTGTTCGCCAACGAGCACCGTTACTTCGGACACAGCTTGCCAGTTGA TGATGCATCCACAAACAACTTGGATTTCCTGACCATCGACCAGGCGCTGGCTGATTTGGCTGCGTTCGTTCACCACGTGAAATTCGAAGTCGTTGGTAATCCCGATGCTAAGGTTATCCTGATGGGCTACGGTTATGGCGGTAGCTTGGCCACTTGGTTCCACCAGCAGTTCCCGCACCTTACCAACGGAGTCTGGGCCTCCAGTGGAACCGTCGAAGCTGACTTTGACCTGACCGGATACATGGAATCTCTGGGCGAAACCATTGGTGAGTTCGGCGGACGTGACTGCTACGGAACGATCTTTACTGGATTCCGTGTTGCCCAAAATCTGATCGCCATGGATCGCGCCGATGTGCTGACCGAACAGTTCCATCTGTGCGAACCCTTGGATACCGACGACGAGATGGACGCTACTGCCTTCCTCCTGGGACTGCAGCGTGCTATTGAAGACGAGATGATGCATCTGCGTAACACCCACTCTACTGCCGAGATGTGCGACATCATCGACAACGAAGAGGATACCATCGAGAACAGCCTGTTGGCCTTGGGCAACTGGTTCGCAGAGGAACACCAATTCGAAAACTGCGTTGATCTGAGCTTCGAAGCTTTCATGGCACCTTACATGGATACTGACTTCGATGATACTGACCTCCAGGCAGGACACCGCCAGCGTCTGTATCTGCAGTGTACCTCGACCGGATTCTTCGCCACTACGGACTCGTTCTACCAACCGTTCGGAGACCAGATCGATTCAGACTTCTACGTCGCGGTCTGTCGCCACGCTTTCGGCGACTGGATCGATGAGGACTTCATCCGTGCCCATGTTTTCCGTACGAACGCTCGCTTCGGTGGCAAGCGACCTGAGATCGTGAATGCCCACTTCACCCACGGAGACATCGATCCGATGATGGTGACCGGCATTGTGGATGATCTGAACGACGACGCCGAAGCCACGGTGATCCCGAACGAGTTCCACGCTCCGGATCTGGAGTCGATCGACTATATGTACGATTCGCCGGAACTGATCGCTGCCAAGGAACACACCCGCAACTTGATCGATTATTGGATCTTCAAGGATTTTGATCCGATCATTTAA